A window of the Synechococcus sp. LTW-R genome harbors these coding sequences:
- a CDS encoding N-acetylmuramoyl-L-alanine amidase, with protein sequence MSRLGLALLLPCVTLLSALPARAWSALSAWAISRDGVLELRTPPATRLQAFFEEGSAGMGPRIWVDLPGAPQRSRTLVGNGAIREVRIGRPTDNATRLVIEFEPGTRLDPRQIKLVGTDVDRWSMDFGPSVRDLRAIGEGSLERPQGPSWRALPPPALQLPRGPIPKLGDLPSVPQGRYTVVLDPGHGGPDPGAIGINNLRETDVVLDVSLQVAQILQAKGVLVLLTRSSEVDVDLPPRVALANNNRADLFVSIHANALSMNRPDVNGVETFYFQGGRSLSLAQSLQNQLLAASPGTPDRGARSGRFFVIRRTVMPAALVEMGFVTGQLDAPRLADPGFRRRLAVAIAMGILNYLVAYP encoded by the coding sequence CTGTCGCGTCTGGGGCTTGCCCTGCTTCTTCCCTGTGTGACGCTCCTCTCGGCGCTGCCGGCGCGAGCGTGGAGTGCCCTCTCCGCTTGGGCCATCAGTCGCGATGGCGTCCTGGAATTACGGACGCCGCCGGCCACGCGGCTGCAGGCCTTTTTTGAGGAGGGCAGTGCCGGAATGGGGCCTCGCATCTGGGTGGATCTCCCCGGGGCACCCCAGCGCTCGAGAACCCTGGTCGGCAACGGTGCGATCCGTGAGGTCCGCATTGGTCGTCCCACCGACAACGCCACCCGCTTGGTGATCGAGTTTGAGCCCGGTACCCGGCTCGACCCGCGTCAGATCAAGTTGGTGGGCACCGACGTCGACCGCTGGTCCATGGACTTTGGGCCCAGTGTGCGCGATCTCCGTGCCATCGGTGAGGGCAGCCTTGAGCGGCCCCAAGGTCCCAGTTGGCGCGCCCTTCCGCCTCCGGCTCTCCAGCTGCCGCGCGGTCCCATTCCAAAACTGGGCGATCTTCCGTCGGTTCCCCAGGGGCGCTACACGGTGGTGCTTGATCCCGGACACGGTGGCCCGGATCCAGGGGCGATCGGCATCAACAACCTGCGCGAGACCGACGTGGTTCTTGACGTGAGCCTGCAGGTGGCTCAGATCCTTCAAGCGAAGGGGGTGCTGGTCCTGCTCACCCGCTCGTCCGAGGTCGATGTGGACTTGCCTCCTCGGGTGGCGTTGGCCAACAACAACCGTGCGGATCTGTTTGTGAGCATCCACGCCAATGCCCTGAGCATGAATCGCCCGGATGTGAACGGTGTGGAGACCTTCTATTTCCAGGGTGGCCGTTCCCTAAGCCTGGCTCAATCCCTCCAGAACCAGCTCTTGGCGGCGTCCCCTGGAACTCCGGACCGGGGTGCACGCTCCGGCCGCTTCTTTGTGATTCGCCGCACGGTGATGCCGGCCGCCCTGGTGGAGATGGGCTTTGTCACCGGGCAACTCGATGCCCCCCGCTTGGCCGATCCCGGTTTCCGCCGGCGGCTGGCCGTTGCTATCGCTATGGGCATCCTCAATTACCTGGTGGCTTACCCATGA
- the murI gene encoding glutamate racemase, with the protein MSGAPIGLFDSGVGGLSIWRQVVHALSSEQLLYVADQAHVPYGHRSAAEIQAHSQAIADYLVAEGCKAIVVACNTASAVALEPLRQRFPQLPILGLEPAVKPAVQLTRSGVVGVMATPATFQGQLYRATVGRYATAVQVVEQVCVGLAELVEQGELEGPDCDARLMGYLEPMLAAGADTIVLGCTHYPFVIESIRRLVGPSMAVVDPAPAVARHLADVLAREGLLAPAERGPLEPASRYRFATTSSPSAFNRALSRLVGVSSSSQALIWQQRPDQSPVLHPA; encoded by the coding sequence ATGAGTGGGGCCCCCATCGGTCTCTTTGATTCCGGCGTTGGCGGTTTGAGCATCTGGCGCCAGGTGGTGCATGCCCTGTCGTCAGAGCAGCTGCTCTACGTGGCCGATCAAGCCCATGTGCCCTACGGCCATCGTTCGGCGGCCGAGATTCAGGCCCATAGCCAGGCGATTGCGGACTATCTGGTTGCCGAAGGCTGCAAGGCGATCGTGGTGGCTTGCAACACCGCATCCGCCGTCGCGCTGGAACCGCTCCGCCAGCGCTTCCCGCAGCTGCCCATTCTCGGTTTGGAGCCGGCGGTGAAGCCGGCGGTGCAGCTCACCCGCAGCGGGGTGGTGGGGGTGATGGCCACACCGGCCACCTTTCAAGGCCAGCTGTATCGAGCCACGGTCGGTCGCTACGCCACGGCTGTTCAGGTCGTGGAGCAGGTCTGTGTTGGCCTGGCGGAACTGGTGGAGCAGGGCGAGCTGGAGGGCCCGGACTGCGACGCCAGGTTGATGGGGTATCTGGAGCCCATGCTGGCGGCTGGAGCCGACACGATTGTCTTGGGCTGCACTCACTATCCCTTCGTGATCGAGTCCATTCGCCGCTTGGTGGGGCCGTCGATGGCTGTGGTGGATCCAGCGCCGGCTGTTGCCCGTCACCTTGCCGATGTCCTGGCCAGGGAGGGGCTGTTGGCCCCTGCCGAGAGGGGGCCGCTGGAGCCGGCCTCCCGCTACCGGTTTGCCACAACGTCCAGTCCTTCGGCTTTCAACCGTGCCCTCTCGCGGCTGGTGGGCGTGAGCAGCTCCAGTCAGGCCCTGATCTGGCAGCAACGTCCCGACCAATCCCCCGTTCTCCACCCCGCTTAG
- the sds gene encoding solanesyl diphosphate synthase has protein sequence MATVAELLQPVESDLEALLSDLRSLIGAGHPILQAAAEHLFSAGGKRLRPGIVLLISRALAPDGELTSRHRRLAEITEMIHTASLVHDDVVDEASTRRGVDTVHSRFNHRVAVLAGDFLFAQASWHLANLDNLEVVKLLSRVIMDLADGEVKQGLYRYDTGQSFETYLEKSYCKTASLIANSARAAGVLSGLPESQLDDLYRFGRQLGLAFQVVDDILDFTGSDQQLGKPAASDLASGYLTAPALYALEERPALAGLIEREFNQEGDLEQALELVRSSNAIQRSRTLAETFANEAYEALSFLPPSDCRTALLELPEFVLSRLY, from the coding sequence ATGGCCACCGTTGCAGAGCTGCTACAGCCCGTCGAGTCCGATCTCGAGGCTCTGCTGAGTGATCTCCGCAGTCTGATTGGTGCTGGACACCCGATTCTTCAGGCCGCTGCAGAGCATCTCTTCAGCGCCGGTGGGAAGCGGCTGCGCCCCGGCATTGTTCTTTTGATTTCACGGGCCCTCGCGCCCGATGGTGAGCTCACCAGCCGCCACCGGCGCCTGGCTGAAATCACCGAGATGATTCATACCGCCTCGCTCGTCCACGACGACGTGGTGGATGAGGCCTCGACCCGCCGCGGCGTCGATACGGTCCACAGCCGCTTCAACCACCGCGTTGCGGTCTTGGCCGGTGATTTCTTGTTTGCCCAGGCCAGTTGGCACCTCGCCAACCTGGACAACCTCGAGGTGGTCAAACTGCTCTCCCGCGTGATCATGGATCTCGCCGATGGAGAGGTGAAGCAAGGCCTCTACCGCTACGACACAGGCCAGAGCTTCGAAACCTACCTCGAGAAGAGCTACTGCAAGACCGCCTCGCTGATTGCCAACAGTGCCCGTGCGGCTGGCGTCCTGAGTGGTCTGCCTGAATCACAGCTCGATGACCTCTACCGCTTTGGTCGTCAGTTGGGCTTGGCCTTCCAGGTGGTCGATGACATCCTCGATTTCACCGGCAGTGATCAACAGCTGGGCAAGCCCGCCGCCAGCGACCTGGCCAGCGGTTACCTCACGGCACCCGCGCTTTATGCCCTTGAGGAGCGTCCGGCTCTCGCTGGTCTGATCGAGCGTGAGTTCAACCAAGAGGGCGATCTGGAGCAAGCCCTGGAGTTGGTTCGCAGCAGCAATGCGATCCAGCGCTCCCGCACCCTGGCGGAGACCTTTGCCAATGAGGCCTACGAGGCCCTGAGCTTCCTGCCCCCATCGGATTGCCGGACGGCTCTGTTGGAGCTGCCCGAGTTTGTTCTGAGCCGCCTCTACTGA
- a CDS encoding HAD family phosphatase, giving the protein MAHPAACLFDLDGLLLDTEPLHAEAWQRAAQHFGRELTDGELMQLRGRRRLDCADQVRLWIGAGGLEVPSPEDLLAIRQPIAEALLIQAQPMAGAQALVQRCLDLALPMALATSSSREAVLLKAQPHPWLEAIQERVHGDDPELKRGKPHPDVFQLAAQRLGVNCADSWAFEDSPAGAEAALAAGCRVFVVPAPGADRKLYPGKGTEMLTSLVDVLPLLEGTPQ; this is encoded by the coding sequence ATGGCTCATCCCGCCGCCTGCCTGTTCGACCTCGATGGGCTACTGCTCGACACCGAACCCCTGCATGCCGAGGCCTGGCAGCGGGCGGCCCAGCACTTCGGTCGAGAGCTGACGGATGGCGAGCTCATGCAATTGCGAGGGCGCCGGCGGCTGGACTGCGCCGATCAGGTGCGTCTCTGGATTGGTGCAGGCGGCCTCGAGGTCCCCAGCCCGGAGGACTTGCTGGCGATCCGCCAACCCATCGCCGAAGCACTGCTGATCCAGGCCCAACCCATGGCCGGAGCCCAAGCCCTCGTTCAACGCTGCCTCGACTTGGCTCTACCGATGGCTCTGGCCACCAGCAGCTCCCGGGAGGCGGTGCTGCTCAAAGCCCAACCGCATCCCTGGCTGGAGGCCATTCAAGAGAGGGTCCATGGCGACGATCCCGAACTCAAACGCGGCAAGCCCCATCCGGATGTCTTTCAGCTCGCCGCTCAGCGCTTGGGAGTGAACTGTGCTGACAGCTGGGCCTTTGAAGACTCCCCCGCGGGAGCCGAGGCCGCCTTAGCTGCAGGTTGCCGTGTCTTTGTCGTGCCGGCCCCTGGGGCCGATCGCAAGCTCTACCCGGGAAAGGGCACGGAGATGCTGACATCCCTCGTCGACGTGTTGCCGTTGCTCGAGGGCACGCCTCAGTAG
- the acs gene encoding acetate--CoA ligase → MSETGIESVLNEARVFDPPAALSAAARISSLQAYRDLAARAEADPDAFWGEAARQELHWFKPFETVLDWSNPPFARWFEGGQTNLSYNCLDRHLSGPRAEKTALIWEGEPGDVRRFSYRELHAEVCKAANALKALGIGKGDLVALYMPMVPEAAIAMLACARIGAPHSVVFGGFSADALRDRLIDGEAKAVITADGGFRKDKPVPLKPAVDEALAAKGGAPSVEHVLVVQRIDSGCAMESGRDHWWHELVAGQSSDCAAEPMESEDRLFVLYTSGSTGKPKGVVHTTAGYNLWAHLTFQWIFDIREDDVHWCTADVGWITGHSYIVYGPLSNGATTVMYEGAPRPSNPGAFWELIQKHRCTIFYTAPTAIRAFMKSGREVPDQYDMSSLRILGTVGEPINPEAWIWYRDVIGGGRCPIVDTWWQTETGGVMISPLPGATPTKPGSATLPLPGIQADIVDHDGNSQGADQGGYLAVRRPWPGMMRTVHGDPDRFRKSYWEEIRPADGSHIYFAGDGARRDADGYFWVMGRVDDVINVSGHRLGTMEIESALVSHPAVAESAVVGRPDDLKGEGIVAFVTLEAGRSGDDALIAELRSHVGKEIGPIARPDVIKFSDALPKTRSGKIMRRILRSLAAGQEVSGDTSTLEDRSVLDQLRV, encoded by the coding sequence ATGTCCGAGACCGGGATCGAATCGGTGCTGAATGAGGCGCGGGTGTTTGATCCACCGGCAGCGCTCTCCGCAGCGGCTCGGATCAGCTCCCTGCAGGCCTATCGCGATCTGGCGGCCCGTGCGGAGGCCGATCCCGATGCCTTCTGGGGTGAGGCGGCACGCCAGGAGCTGCATTGGTTCAAGCCGTTTGAGACGGTTCTCGATTGGAGCAATCCCCCCTTTGCTCGCTGGTTTGAGGGGGGACAAACCAACCTCTCGTACAACTGTTTGGACCGCCATCTGAGCGGCCCCCGGGCGGAGAAAACAGCCCTGATCTGGGAGGGCGAACCGGGCGATGTGCGCCGCTTCAGCTACCGCGAATTGCATGCGGAAGTCTGCAAAGCCGCCAATGCCCTCAAGGCCCTCGGCATCGGTAAGGGCGACCTCGTCGCGCTCTACATGCCGATGGTGCCCGAGGCCGCCATTGCGATGTTGGCCTGTGCCCGCATCGGCGCACCCCATTCCGTGGTCTTCGGTGGTTTCTCCGCTGATGCCCTGCGCGATCGGCTGATCGACGGCGAAGCCAAAGCGGTCATCACCGCAGATGGTGGTTTCCGCAAGGACAAACCCGTTCCCCTGAAGCCCGCCGTTGATGAGGCCCTAGCGGCCAAAGGCGGTGCCCCCAGCGTCGAGCATGTTCTGGTCGTCCAGCGCATCGACTCCGGTTGTGCGATGGAGTCCGGCCGTGACCACTGGTGGCATGAGCTCGTGGCTGGCCAGAGCAGCGACTGCGCGGCCGAGCCGATGGAGAGCGAGGACCGCCTCTTTGTCCTCTACACCTCTGGCTCCACGGGGAAACCGAAGGGTGTCGTGCACACCACCGCCGGTTACAACCTCTGGGCCCACCTGACCTTCCAGTGGATCTTCGACATCCGCGAAGACGACGTGCACTGGTGCACGGCGGACGTGGGCTGGATCACGGGACACAGCTACATCGTCTATGGCCCCCTCTCCAACGGGGCGACGACGGTGATGTACGAGGGCGCACCCCGCCCGAGCAACCCGGGTGCCTTCTGGGAACTGATCCAGAAACACCGCTGCACGATCTTCTACACCGCACCGACGGCGATTCGCGCCTTCATGAAGAGCGGCCGTGAGGTGCCCGATCAGTACGACATGAGTTCCCTGCGGATCCTGGGCACCGTGGGTGAGCCGATCAATCCGGAGGCCTGGATCTGGTATCGCGATGTCATCGGCGGCGGTCGTTGCCCGATCGTCGACACCTGGTGGCAGACAGAAACCGGTGGGGTGATGATCAGCCCACTTCCGGGAGCGACCCCGACGAAGCCGGGTTCCGCGACCCTGCCCCTTCCTGGGATTCAGGCAGACATCGTCGACCATGACGGCAACTCCCAAGGAGCCGATCAAGGGGGGTACCTCGCTGTCCGCCGTCCTTGGCCGGGAATGATGCGCACCGTCCACGGTGATCCCGACCGCTTCCGCAAGAGCTACTGGGAGGAGATTCGCCCGGCTGATGGCTCCCACATCTATTTCGCCGGGGACGGCGCCAGGCGCGATGCCGATGGCTACTTCTGGGTGATGGGCCGGGTCGACGACGTGATCAACGTCAGTGGCCACCGTCTCGGAACGATGGAAATTGAGAGCGCTCTGGTGAGCCACCCCGCCGTGGCGGAGTCCGCGGTGGTGGGTCGCCCGGACGATCTCAAGGGTGAGGGCATCGTCGCCTTCGTCACCCTTGAGGCCGGCCGCAGCGGTGACGACGCGTTGATCGCAGAGCTGCGCAGCCACGTGGGCAAGGAGATCGGTCCGATTGCCCGCCCGGATGTGATCAAGTTCAGCGACGCCCTTCCGAAGACCCGCAGCGGCAAGATCATGCGCCGAATCCTGCGTTCCCTGGCCGCCGGTCAGGAGGTCAGCGGCGATACCTCAACCCTCGAGGATCGCTCAGTCCTCGATCAGTTGCGGGTCTGA
- a CDS encoding DUF1350 family protein: MNWRQRGSLWCWSPPYPQGLIEFIGGSYLAATPQISYRRLLEALARRGMAIHAWSYVPGFDHQAQANEAWRTFRQRRDPDQPPPLRLGHSLGCKLHLLAPDNGRGCSALAAMSFNNFSAERSVPLLAELGPALGVTSEFSPSPEETLRLIERNYKQANTLLVRFKSDQLDQSPRLLQVLQQRSRDHSQLIERAGDHLTPASAGLRQNLLGGWADDPARQRELDQLAEQLLQWWKGLTQTRN, encoded by the coding sequence GTGAACTGGCGTCAGCGGGGAAGTCTCTGGTGCTGGAGCCCTCCCTACCCCCAGGGGCTGATCGAGTTCATCGGCGGCAGCTACCTCGCGGCGACACCGCAGATCAGTTACCGGCGTCTACTCGAGGCTTTGGCGCGCCGGGGCATGGCCATCCACGCTTGGAGCTATGTCCCCGGCTTTGACCATCAGGCCCAGGCCAATGAAGCCTGGAGGACCTTCCGCCAGCGGCGCGATCCTGATCAGCCCCCACCGTTGAGGCTCGGCCACAGCCTGGGCTGCAAGCTGCACCTGCTGGCACCCGACAACGGACGAGGCTGCAGCGCCCTGGCGGCCATGAGCTTCAACAACTTCTCGGCCGAACGCAGCGTTCCACTCCTCGCCGAGCTCGGACCGGCCCTCGGGGTGACCAGTGAATTCAGTCCATCCCCCGAGGAGACCCTGCGGCTGATTGAGCGGAATTACAAACAGGCCAACACGCTGCTGGTGCGCTTTAAGAGCGACCAACTGGACCAGAGCCCGCGGCTTCTGCAGGTGCTCCAACAGCGCAGCCGAGACCACTCGCAGTTGATCGAGCGAGCTGGCGATCACCTCACCCCGGCCAGCGCAGGACTACGCCAAAACCTGCTGGGTGGGTGGGCCGATGATCCAGCCCGGCAGAGGGAACTGGATCAATTGGCCGAGCAACTGCTGCAGTGGTGGAAGGGCCTGACTCAGACCCGCAACTGA
- a CDS encoding peroxiredoxin, translated as MAQALQSGDRAPLIALQDQNGVERRSDQLAGKSLVLFFYPKDDTPGCTMEACAFRDSYADLQALGAEVWGVSGDNAGSHQRFASRHNLPYPLLVDQNNQLRKAFGVPGVLGLLPGRVTYVIDGEGVVRHVFNNLLDGPAHRREALECLKRLQAA; from the coding sequence TTGGCTCAAGCCCTACAAAGCGGAGATCGCGCTCCCCTGATCGCCCTGCAGGATCAGAACGGGGTTGAGCGCCGCAGCGACCAGTTGGCCGGCAAGTCCCTGGTGCTCTTCTTCTATCCCAAGGACGACACCCCCGGCTGCACGATGGAAGCCTGCGCCTTCCGCGACAGCTACGCCGATTTGCAGGCCTTGGGGGCCGAGGTTTGGGGGGTCAGCGGCGACAACGCCGGCAGTCATCAACGCTTCGCCAGCCGCCACAACCTCCCCTACCCCTTGCTGGTGGACCAAAACAACCAGCTGCGCAAGGCCTTTGGCGTCCCTGGCGTTCTCGGTCTGCTGCCCGGCCGGGTCACCTATGTGATCGACGGCGAGGGGGTGGTGCGCCACGTCTTCAACAACCTCCTGGACGGGCCGGCCCATCGCCGCGAAGCCCTGGAGTGCCTGAAGCGCCTGCAGGCCGCGTGA
- a CDS encoding 3'-5' exonuclease: protein MARGDAEMDDQQSFSAWEQVDLLSLVGGPAQTKPEPADEPVSAIESVPEPPARSEQAPEPAPEPVAAVGAPQRLLILDTETTGLSPEQHQCIEVGAVLFSVPDRSVLSQVSFLMPCQSNAAEAVNGIAPALTQRTQPWQAGLACFEAMVEAADLLLAHNAAFDKQWFGLGSLPALNKPWLCSMEDIRWPQDRQLRSTPSVRDLALAYGVPVWAAHRALTDCIYLAQVFERCVDLEDLLVQAMEPRRLYRARLSYEERHKAREAGFRWNQPVTGAWSRRLSEREVALLPFPVAPVDDPGERQSA from the coding sequence ATGGCCAGGGGCGACGCCGAGATGGACGACCAACAGTCGTTCTCCGCCTGGGAGCAGGTCGACCTGCTCAGCCTGGTGGGTGGCCCTGCTCAGACCAAGCCAGAGCCTGCTGACGAACCGGTGTCGGCCATCGAGTCCGTTCCTGAGCCCCCTGCCCGGTCTGAGCAGGCTCCTGAACCGGCTCCCGAGCCTGTGGCAGCTGTAGGAGCACCGCAGCGTCTGCTGATCCTCGACACCGAGACCACGGGACTCTCCCCAGAGCAACACCAGTGCATCGAAGTTGGGGCCGTCCTGTTCTCGGTTCCGGACCGCTCCGTGCTGAGTCAGGTCTCCTTTCTGATGCCCTGCCAGAGCAACGCCGCTGAAGCGGTGAATGGGATCGCACCCGCCCTCACCCAGCGGACGCAACCCTGGCAGGCCGGTTTGGCCTGCTTTGAGGCCATGGTCGAAGCCGCTGATTTGCTCTTGGCCCACAACGCCGCCTTCGACAAGCAGTGGTTTGGCCTCGGTTCCCTGCCAGCCCTCAACAAGCCCTGGCTTTGTTCGATGGAGGACATCCGTTGGCCCCAGGACCGCCAGCTGCGATCAACCCCGTCGGTGCGTGATTTGGCCTTGGCCTACGGCGTCCCGGTGTGGGCGGCCCACCGGGCTTTGACGGACTGCATCTATCTGGCGCAGGTCTTTGAGCGCTGCGTGGACTTGGAGGATCTCCTGGTTCAGGCGATGGAGCCCCGTCGCCTCTACCGCGCTCGCCTGTCCTACGAGGAACGGCATAAGGCCCGGGAGGCTGGATTCCGTTGGAACCAGCCGGTGACTGGCGCCTGGAGTCGTCGTCTTTCGGAACGGGAGGTCGCATTGCTGCCGTTCCCGGTGGCACCGGTGGATGACCCAGGCGAGCGGCAGAGCGCCTGA
- a CDS encoding Rho termination factor N-terminal domain-containing protein: MTESADTNAPRQLHPLPRGLVELYGLLAVLFVLVPEWMADGALSSLKPGRVGSALPPTATAWQKVPELRLASMNLRELRELARALRLWGYAGLNREQLTRRMLRKIRSRRGKAL; encoded by the coding sequence ATCACCGAATCGGCTGACACCAACGCCCCTCGGCAACTGCACCCCTTGCCCCGTGGCCTGGTGGAGCTCTACGGGCTGTTGGCCGTGCTGTTTGTGCTCGTGCCGGAGTGGATGGCGGATGGGGCCCTCTCCAGCCTGAAACCAGGCCGTGTCGGCAGTGCTTTGCCACCCACTGCTACCGCTTGGCAGAAGGTGCCTGAACTGCGCCTGGCCTCGATGAACCTGCGGGAGTTGAGGGAGCTCGCCCGCGCCCTCCGCCTCTGGGGTTATGCCGGGTTAAACCGCGAGCAACTGACCCGCCGGATGCTGCGCAAAATCCGCTCCAGACGCGGGAAAGCGCTGTGA
- the msrA gene encoding peptide-methionine (S)-S-oxide reductase MsrA has protein sequence MVFGLFQGMGGSKANLIAPEAALPGRPDPIATSERHVVLGTALKAPLSTSQQEALFGCGCFWGAEKGFWRLPGVITTAVGYAGGFTPNPSYEEVCSGRTGHTEVVRVVWDVNAVDFSDLLKLFWECHNPTQGMAQGNDTGTQYRSSIYVNEPKLLEVAEASRDRYQELLNSSGKGAITTEIALGKPLFFAEGYHQQYLARPGSRPYCSAQPQGVLLDQQWEGCHYQLPAGVWEHYDWSVSHCVLRGDISPIRL, from the coding sequence ATGGTGTTCGGACTGTTCCAGGGCATGGGTGGATCAAAGGCAAACCTGATCGCACCCGAAGCGGCCCTGCCCGGGCGCCCGGATCCGATCGCAACCTCCGAGCGCCACGTCGTGCTCGGTACGGCACTGAAAGCACCATTGAGCACCAGCCAACAGGAAGCCCTGTTTGGCTGCGGCTGCTTCTGGGGGGCCGAGAAGGGCTTCTGGCGACTGCCGGGCGTGATCACCACCGCCGTCGGTTACGCCGGCGGCTTCACCCCCAATCCCAGCTACGAGGAGGTCTGCTCGGGCCGCACGGGCCACACCGAAGTGGTCCGGGTGGTCTGGGATGTGAATGCCGTTGATTTCAGCGATCTCCTGAAACTGTTCTGGGAATGCCACAACCCCACCCAGGGCATGGCCCAAGGGAATGACACCGGGACCCAGTACCGCTCCTCGATCTACGTCAACGAACCCAAGCTCCTCGAGGTCGCTGAAGCCTCCCGTGATCGCTACCAAGAGCTGCTGAATAGCTCCGGCAAAGGAGCCATCACCACGGAGATCGCTCTGGGTAAACCCCTTTTCTTCGCGGAGGGTTACCACCAGCAGTACTTGGCCCGCCCGGGTAGCCGCCCCTACTGCTCCGCTCAACCCCAGGGCGTCTTGCTCGATCAACAGTGGGAAGGCTGTCACTACCAACTCCCCGCTGGGGTTTGGGAGCACTACGACTGGAGCGTCAGCCACTGCGTCCTGCGGGGAGACATAAGCCCCATCCGCCTCTAA
- a CDS encoding ABC transporter ATP-binding protein, producing MAAIRFGLIQRYLRPYRRTVLLGVAALVVVNLLSVTIPLMVRGVIDDLQDGFTYSDVLRQAGIIVLLATVMGGVRLLSRMLVFGVGRQVEAQLKQKIFDHMLRQEPGWIQSTGSGEVISRATSDVENVRRLLGFAVLSLTNTALAYALTLPAMLAIDPLLSLAAVGLYPLMLVTVRLFGGRMMRQQRRQQEALGELSDLIQEDLSGISAIKIYGQERTEREAFERRNKRYRDDALQLARTRSTLFPLLEGISSISLLLLLALGSGQLESGRLSIGDLVALILYVERLVFPTALLGFTLNTFQTGQVSLERVEELLRRTPRIQSPATPRPVPQRTGSQAAGIEARGLTLRYPDAERNTLKDVNFRLSPGELVAVVGPVGCGKTTLARALGRMVEVPEGQLFLDGTDITALELEQLRQQVALVPQEGYLFTATLADNLRYGDPDADQSRVEQAAEQARLAADVRGFPDRYDTLVGERGITLSGGQRQRTALGRALLVQAPLLVLDDALASVDNNTAAEILSSIRGQQDRTVLMISHQLSAAAACDRILVLDEGRLVQEGHHNALLEQPGTYRRLWEREQAEEQLSRVA from the coding sequence ATGGCGGCGATCCGCTTCGGTCTGATCCAGCGCTACCTGCGGCCCTACCGCCGCACGGTGCTGTTGGGCGTCGCCGCCTTGGTGGTCGTCAACCTTCTGAGCGTCACCATCCCCCTGATGGTCCGGGGGGTGATCGATGACCTCCAGGACGGGTTCACATACAGCGACGTCCTGCGCCAGGCCGGGATCATCGTCCTACTGGCGACCGTGATGGGCGGCGTCCGGCTGCTCTCACGGATGCTCGTCTTTGGCGTCGGCCGGCAGGTCGAGGCCCAGCTGAAGCAAAAAATCTTTGACCACATGCTCCGCCAGGAGCCCGGGTGGATTCAGAGCACCGGTAGCGGTGAAGTGATCAGCCGGGCCACCAGCGACGTGGAGAACGTCCGGCGTCTGTTGGGTTTCGCCGTCCTGAGCCTGACGAACACAGCCCTGGCCTATGCCCTGACGCTGCCGGCAATGCTGGCGATCGACCCTCTGCTCAGCCTCGCAGCGGTTGGCCTTTACCCCTTGATGCTGGTCACCGTCCGCCTCTTCGGCGGCCGAATGATGCGCCAACAGCGCCGGCAGCAGGAAGCCCTGGGGGAATTGAGCGATCTGATCCAAGAGGACCTCTCGGGCATCAGCGCCATCAAGATCTACGGCCAAGAGCGCACGGAGCGCGAAGCATTCGAGCGGCGCAACAAGCGCTACCGGGATGACGCGCTGCAACTCGCCCGGACGCGCAGCACGCTCTTCCCGCTGCTGGAGGGGATTTCATCGATCAGCCTGCTGCTCTTACTCGCCCTGGGGAGCGGACAGCTGGAAAGCGGCCGGCTCTCGATCGGTGACCTCGTCGCCTTGATCCTGTATGTGGAGCGCCTGGTCTTCCCGACGGCCCTGCTGGGCTTCACCCTCAACACCTTCCAGACGGGTCAGGTCTCTCTGGAGCGGGTCGAAGAACTGCTGCGCCGGACACCCCGCATCCAATCACCGGCGACGCCCCGGCCGGTTCCGCAGCGCACGGGAAGCCAGGCCGCTGGGATCGAAGCGCGCGGCTTGACCCTGCGTTATCCCGATGCGGAGCGAAACACCCTTAAGGACGTCAATTTCCGTTTAAGCCCCGGCGAGCTCGTGGCGGTCGTCGGACCGGTTGGCTGCGGCAAAACCACCTTGGCCAGGGCCCTCGGCCGCATGGTGGAGGTGCCCGAGGGGCAGCTCTTTCTCGATGGGACCGACATCACGGCGCTCGAGCTTGAGCAGCTGCGCCAGCAGGTCGCCTTGGTACCCCAGGAGGGTTACCTCTTTACTGCGACCCTCGCTGACAACCTGCGCTACGGGGACCCCGACGCTGATCAGTCCCGCGTGGAGCAGGCCGCCGAGCAAGCCCGGCTTGCCGCCGACGTGCGCGGATTCCCCGATCGCTACGACACCTTGGTGGGGGAGCGCGGGATCACCTTGAGTGGTGGCCAACGCCAACGCACGGCCCTGGGCCGCGCCCTGCTCGTTCAAGCGCCCCTGCTCGTGCTGGATGACGCGTTGGCCAGCGTCGACAACAACACCGCCGCCGAGATCCTGAGCTCGATTCGAGGCCAACAGGATCGGACGGTCTTGATGATCAGTCACCAGCTCTCCGCGGCGGCAGCCTGCGACCGGATTTTGGTTCTGGATGAAGGACGCCTCGTTCAAGAGGGGCACCACAACGCCCTGCTGGAGCAACCGGGCACCTACAGGCGCCTTTGGGAACGGGAACAGGCCGAGGAGCAGCTCAGCCGGGTGGCTTAA